Sequence from the Pedobacter sp. D749 genome:
CAGGATGCTGCTTTCGCAGGTTAAATCAATAAAACGTGCTCTTTCGAAATTTACTTCAAAAAATTTATGTTGCCCACCTCTATCAAACTCTGCCATCCCGTCAAAATCTGGACTATAGATAATGTTATGCTGGTTTGCTTTAATACCCAGGCGTTTATTGGTGAGGTAATTTTCCATAATGGCCCCTCCGGTGAGCGCAAAGTGGAGCTCTACCACATCAGGTTCATCAAAAGCTTTAATGCGCAGGCGGCTCTGTTTCACCACCATATCGCCGTAAACAATATAAATGCCCGAAAAAGCAATTTGTACGATCTCTGCATCGCCAAAAGGGAAACTGTATTTATCCCGCCTTTCGGTTACCAGTGGCTGATTAAATTCTGTATTGTCGAATTTGCTACCAACAGTATAGTATTTATCATCACTATCGTAAATGTTTAGGGCCATAAAATCCTTTTGATATAAACTTTAATCCTTTTGGTATAAAAAGATCCGTTTGTTAGACGACTACTTTTGTTCAAAGTTACTTAATAAAAGAATACGATGCCTAAATTACCTTCATGGCTGGCCAACACAATGGAAAAAGTGATCAGCAATAAAATATATCAAGTAGAAGTTGCAGAAACCAAAATGTTATGCAGCAACTTAAAGTGCGTTACCTTTAAAGGCGATTTTTTCGACGCTAAATTTATTCCGGGAATGGAGGTATTGTTTCGGGTTAACGCCAACGAGTACAGACATTATACATTATCAGGCTTTGACGAAGCACACGAAACCTGTGAAGTGATTTTTTACCTGAACAGGCAAGGCCCCGGTCATCATCTGGCCGTAAATATCCAAAAAGGGGATCGTTTAAAACTGATTGTAGACCGCGCAAAGGTAAAATACAATGAAGCATCCAATCAGCATTTCTTTTTTGGTGATGAAACCAGCCTTGGTTTGTACGAATCGTTAGGTAAAAAGGTAATTGATGAAGATGTAGAATATTTTGGGGTATTGGAACTTCAGGAAGAAAACCTGCATTCGGTTAAACAACTTAAACTGTTAATTGATACCGTACCCTCTGACCTGACCGCCCCTGCTAAAAATGCCATCAATTGGATGGACAATATGCATCCGCTATGTTGGGAAATGTGGCAAAATGCTACGTTTTATTTAACAGGCAGAGCGAAATCGGTACAACAGTTTAAACGTTACCTAAAACAAAGGGGCGTAAGC
This genomic interval carries:
- a CDS encoding SIP domain-containing protein, with product MPKLPSWLANTMEKVISNKIYQVEVAETKMLCSNLKCVTFKGDFFDAKFIPGMEVLFRVNANEYRHYTLSGFDEAHETCEVIFYLNRQGPGHHLAVNIQKGDRLKLIVDRAKVKYNEASNQHFFFGDETSLGLYESLGKKVIDEDVEYFGVLELQEENLHSVKQLKLLIDTVPSDLTAPAKNAINWMDNMHPLCWEMWQNATFYLTGRAKSVQQFKRYLKQRGVSFRQIITMPYWEMGRVGG